A stretch of the Orcinus orca chromosome 1, mOrcOrc1.1, whole genome shotgun sequence genome encodes the following:
- the ZFP69 gene encoding zinc finger protein 69 homolog isoform X5, with product MLENYGNLVSVVGCQLSKPSVISQLEKGEAPWMTEKEGPGDPSSAGGILVPQPGFEPGPLAVRAWSPNHWTAREFPAILNDLKSKTETAASTAKNDVLQEQFYHGMMMERFMRDDVIFSTLRKVSKYDHELESHQDGHGRDVRQTILTHKKRGQETYKFGKNIVSSNVVIEQRHHKYDTPRKRNKYKSDLINHPTSYIRTKTYECNICEKVFKQPIHLTEHMRIHTGEKPFRCKECGRAFSQSASLTTHQRIHTGEKPFECEECGKAFRHRSSLNQHHRTHTGEKPYVCDKCQKAFSQNISLIQHLRTHSGEKPFTCNECGKTFRQIRHLSEHIRIHTGEKPYACTTCCKTFSHRAYLTHHQRIHTGERPYKCKECGKAFRQRIHLSNHKTVHTGVKAYECNRCGKAYRHDSSFKKHQRHHTGEKPYECNECGKAFSYNSSLTRHHEIHRRNAFQNNA from the exons ctggtgggatcttagttccccaaccagggtttgaacccgggcccttggcagtgagagcatggagtcctaaccactggaccgccagggaattccctgctattttaaatg acTTGAAGAGTAAAACAGAAACAGCTGCATCAACTGCAAAGAATGACGTTTTACAGGAACAGTTCTATCATGGCATGATGATGGAAAGGTTCATGAGGGATGATGTCATTTTTTCCACATTGAGAAAAGTCTCAAAATATGATCATGAGTTAGAAAGCCACCAGGATGGCCATGGAAGAGACGTGAGACAAACCATCTTGACCCATAAGAAGAGAGGCCAAGAAACTTACAAATTTGGCAAAAATATTGTGAGTTCAAATGTTGTTATAGAACAGAGGCACCATAAATATGACACAcctagaaagagaaacaaatacaaaTCAGATTTGATTAATCATCCAACAAGTTACATAAGAACAAAAACCTACGAATGTAATATATGTGAAAAAGTCTTCAAACAACCCATTCACCTTACCGAACACAtgagaattcatactggtgagaaacctTTCAGATGTAAGGAATGCGGAAGGGCCTTTAGTCAAAGTGCATCCCTTACCACACACCAAAGAATCcatactggtgagaaaccctTTGAATGTGAAGAATGTGGTAAAGCCTTCAGACATCGCTCATCTCTTAATCAACATCATAGAACTCACACTGGTGAGAAACCCTATGTATGTGATAAATGTCAGAAAGCTTTCAGCCAGAACATTAGCTTGATCCAACATTTGAGAACTCATTCTGGAGAGAAACCCTTTACATGCaatgaatgtgggaaaacctTTAGACAGATTAGACACCTTAGTGAACATATAAGAATTCATACTGGGGAGAAGCCCTATGCATGCACCACATGTTGTAAAACCTTTAGTCATAGAGCCTATCTAACGCATCACCAGAGAATCCATACTGGGGAGAGACCCTacaaatgtaaggaatgtgggaaagcctttaggCAAAGGATACACCTTAGCAACCATAAAACTGTTCATACAGGAGTGAAAGCGTATGAATGCAACCGCTGTGGAAAAGCCTACAGGCATGATTCATCCTTTAAGAAACATCAGAGGCATCACACAGGAGAAAAACCttatgaatgtaatgaatgtggaaaagccttcagcTATAATTCATCACTTACTCGACACCATGAAATACACAGGAGAAATGCCTTCCAGAATAATGCGTAA
- the EXO5 gene encoding exonuclease V: protein MEETREEETVSAEASGFSDLSDSEFLDLEDTQESSTSHNKPGPSSELPGKDGKLISLPKWKRGLDVLSPMEKFHLKYLYVTDLSTQNWCEQQMVYGKELPGFLTPEKSSVLDTGASIHLARELEVHDLVTVPITSKEDAWAIKFLNILSMIPTLQSEGRIREFPVFGEVEGVLLVGVIDELHYTARGELELAELKTRRHPVLPPDAQRKKDCFQVSLYKYIFDAMVQGKVTTASLIHHTKLCPEKPLGPSVLRHARQGGFSVKSLGDLMELVFLSLTLSDLPVIDMLKIEYIHQETATVLGTEIVAFEETEVRNKVQHYVAYWMGHREPQGVDVEEAWKCRACTYADICEWRKSGGLPNSMLEPQAEKAK, encoded by the coding sequence ATGGAAGAGACTAGGGAAGAGGAGACGGTGTCAGCAGAGGCCTCAGGCTTCTCAGACTTGAGTGACTCAGAGTTTCTGGACCTGGAGGATACACAAGAGTCAAGTACTTCACATAACAAGCCTGGCCCTTCTTCTGAACTCCCTGGGAAGGATGGCAAGCTCATAAGCTTACCAAAGTGGAAAAGAGGATTGGATGTCTTGTCACCTATGGAAAAATTCCATCTTAAATATTTGTATGTCACTGACCTGTCTACTCAGAACTGGTGTGAACAGCAAATGGTATATGGGAAGGAGCTTCCTGGTTTCTTGACACCTGAGAAGTCATCTGTTTTGGACACTGGTGCCAGCATCCACCTAGCTAGAGAACTAGAAGTTCATGATCTTGTGACTGTCCCCATCACCTCTAAAGAAGATGCTTGGGCAATTAAGTTTCTGAACATATTATCGATGATTCCTACCCTGCAGTCAGAAGGGCGCATCAGAGAGTTTCCAGTGTTTGGAGAAGTGGAGGGTGTGCTCCTTGTTGGAGTGATTGATGAGCTGCACTATACAGCCAGGGGGGAACTGGAACTGGCTGAACTCAAGACACGCAGGCACCCTGTGCTCCCTCCAGACgctcagagaaaaaaagactgtttTCAGGTCAGCCTGTACAAATATATCTTTGATGCCATGGTACAAGGGAAAGTGACCACTGCTAGCCTAATCCACCACACAAAATTGTGTCCAGAAAAGCCATTGGGACCTTCAGTGCTGAGGCATGCCCGGCAGGGAGGCTTCTCTGTGAAGTCCTTGGGTGACCTCATGGAGCTGGTCTTCCTGTCTCTAACACTGTCTGACCTCCCAGTTATTGATATGCTGAAGATTGAGTATATCCACCAAGAGACTGCCACTGTGCTGGGTACAGAGATAGTGGCCTTTGAAGAGACGGAGGTGAGAAACAAAGTGCAGCACTATGTGGCCTACTGGATGGGACACCGAGAGCCTCAAGGTGTTGATGTGGAGGAGGCTTGGAAATGCCGGGCATGCACCTATGCAGATATCTGTGAGTGGAGGAAGAGCGGTGGGTTGCCCAACTCCATGCTAGAGCCGCAAGCCGAAAAAGCCAAATGA